From the genome of Acidobacteriota bacterium, one region includes:
- a CDS encoding trypsin-like peptidase domain-containing protein, with the protein MPASHQELSDSIAAVVDSCGTAIVRVEGRGGAPLSGTVWAQGVLVTADHAIDHEGSITLGLADGTTAPAELIGRDPAIDLALLRSSAPSLQPGSWAETDGLRVGHLAVALARPGRTVRASLGILGAIGDAWTTYAGGRVDRYVQADGAGRHGFSGGPLVDLSGRFLGMNTAALVRGASVTLPASTLRRAVAEILATGRPERGFLGVTCQTVRLPDAVASSLQQPSGLLVFGVQPESPAAEAGLLLGDVLVGLDGARVARMGDLLGLLGARRAGTKASVRILRAGRLEETSVALGARGC; encoded by the coding sequence ATGCCCGCGTCCCACCAGGAGCTTTCCGATTCCATCGCCGCCGTCGTCGACTCGTGCGGCACCGCCATCGTCCGCGTCGAAGGGCGCGGCGGCGCCCCCCTCTCCGGAACCGTCTGGGCCCAAGGCGTCCTCGTCACCGCCGATCACGCGATCGATCACGAAGGCTCGATCACGCTCGGCCTCGCGGACGGGACGACGGCCCCCGCCGAGCTCATCGGCCGCGACCCGGCGATCGATCTCGCCCTTCTCAGATCGAGCGCGCCGTCGCTCCAGCCCGGCAGCTGGGCCGAGACCGACGGCCTCAGGGTCGGGCATCTCGCGGTGGCCCTCGCGCGTCCGGGGCGCACGGTCCGCGCGAGCCTCGGGATCCTCGGCGCGATCGGCGACGCGTGGACGACGTACGCCGGGGGGCGCGTCGATCGCTACGTGCAGGCCGACGGCGCGGGGCGTCACGGCTTCTCGGGAGGTCCGCTCGTCGATCTCTCGGGGCGCTTCCTCGGCATGAACACCGCGGCCCTCGTCCGAGGCGCCTCCGTCACGCTGCCGGCATCCACGTTGAGGCGGGCCGTCGCGGAGATCCTCGCGACGGGTCGGCCGGAGCGCGGGTTCCTCGGCGTCACGTGCCAGACGGTCCGCCTCCCCGATGCCGTCGCCTCCTCCCTGCAGCAGCCGTCCGGGCTCCTGGTCTTCGGCGTGCAGCCCGAGAGCCCTGCCGCCGAGGCGGGACTCCTCCTCGGCGACGTCCTCGTCGGCCTCGACGGCGCGCGCGTCGCGCGCATGGGAGACCTCCTCGGCCTCCTCGGCGCGCGCCGCGCGGGGACGAAGGCCTCGGTGAGAATCCTGAGGGCCGGGCGCCTCGAGGAGACGTCGGTCGCCCTCGGCGCGCGCGGCTGCTGA
- a CDS encoding response regulator transcription factor, which produces MPEPPLFPLRVLILADDPLAREALAARLHGERGVTIATHTPDVVLWDLGSDAVSATPLSPDAAPDLPILGSVAGDAGALEALASGARGVILRDAPAPRLAAALRSIARGLVVIDEPLAAALLRPVGTPHAEGSRLTRREIEVLQLLALGLPSREIGERLFISERTAKFHVSAILGKLGARTRTEAVVRAARLGLVSI; this is translated from the coding sequence ATGCCCGAGCCCCCACTCTTCCCCCTGAGGGTCCTGATTCTCGCCGACGACCCTCTCGCGCGCGAGGCCCTCGCCGCCCGGCTCCACGGCGAGCGGGGGGTGACGATCGCCACCCACACTCCGGACGTCGTTCTCTGGGATCTCGGATCGGACGCCGTCAGCGCGACGCCGCTCTCCCCCGACGCGGCGCCGGATCTCCCGATCCTCGGCTCCGTCGCGGGCGACGCCGGCGCCCTCGAGGCGCTGGCATCCGGCGCCCGCGGCGTGATCCTCAGGGACGCGCCGGCCCCGCGTCTCGCCGCGGCCCTTCGCTCGATCGCGCGCGGCCTGGTCGTCATCGACGAGCCCCTCGCCGCCGCGCTGTTGCGCCCCGTGGGGACGCCGCACGCCGAGGGGAGCCGCCTCACGCGCCGCGAGATCGAGGTCCTTCAGCTCCTCGCGCTCGGCCTGCCGAGCCGCGAGATCGGCGAGCGCCTCTTCATCAGCGAGCGGACGGCGAAGTTCCACGTGAGCGCGATCCTCGGCAAGCTCGGCGCGCGCACCCGCACCGAGGCGGTGGTGAGGGCCGCCCGCCTCGGCCTCGTCTCGATCTGA
- a CDS encoding MarR family transcriptional regulator: MGTRWGVNRTVAQIHALLYLSPRPLPADEIAETLGVARSNVSTSLRELQGWGIVRVVHVMGDRRDHFDSMKDVWEMFQVILEQRKRREIDPTLDLLRACVEEAGAGGHVDAHTKERLVRMKEFFETMTGCYQEFRSIPAGALKGFIGLKGKVRKLLGK, from the coding sequence ATGGGGACCCGCTGGGGGGTCAACCGGACCGTCGCCCAAATCCACGCCCTCCTGTACCTTTCGCCCCGCCCCCTCCCCGCCGACGAGATCGCCGAGACCCTCGGCGTCGCCCGCTCCAACGTCAGCACCAGCCTTCGCGAGCTGCAGGGTTGGGGGATCGTCCGCGTGGTGCACGTGATGGGGGATCGGCGCGATCACTTCGACTCGATGAAGGACGTCTGGGAGATGTTCCAGGTGATCCTCGAGCAGCGCAAGCGCCGGGAGATCGACCCGACGCTCGACCTTCTGAGGGCCTGCGTCGAGGAGGCCGGCGCCGGCGGCCATGTCGACGCGCACACGAAGGAGCGCCTCGTCCGGATGAAGGAGTTCTTCGAGACCATGACCGGCTGCTACCAGGAGTTCCGCTCCATCCCCGCGGGAGCCCTGAAGGGGTTCATCGGGCTGAAGGGAAAGGTCCGGAAGCTCCTCGGGAAGTGA
- a CDS encoding trypsin-like peptidase domain-containing protein has product MSLLRRFADELRELIARAVPAVVGVEHRRAQGTGFLIAPDGYVVTNAHVVAGAADLRVTLRAGGDARAELAGADPPTDLAVLRIAGGGLPSLPLADDRKPRVGEIVVAVGNPLHFDRSVSLGVVSALDRTLPTGRGAPFEGLIQTDAAINPGNSGGPLLDADGTAIGINTAIVPYAQGIGFAIPARTATWVASVLIRKGRVERPYLGIAARGEDLEGYFARATGSSRAIRIVEVASGAPADAAGLRRGDRIVAASGEKVESVDDLQRRLVLGDAGDLSLRVIRAGGALSDFVVRPAAPP; this is encoded by the coding sequence ATGAGCCTCCTGCGGCGGTTCGCGGACGAGCTCCGGGAGCTGATCGCCCGGGCCGTCCCCGCGGTCGTCGGCGTCGAGCACCGGCGCGCGCAGGGGACGGGCTTCCTGATCGCGCCCGACGGCTACGTCGTGACGAACGCCCACGTCGTCGCCGGCGCGGCCGATCTCCGCGTCACGCTGCGCGCGGGGGGCGACGCGCGCGCCGAGCTGGCCGGCGCCGACCCGCCCACCGACCTCGCCGTGCTCAGGATTGCCGGCGGCGGCCTCCCCTCCCTCCCCCTCGCCGACGATCGGAAGCCCCGCGTCGGCGAGATCGTCGTCGCCGTCGGCAACCCCCTTCATTTCGATCGCTCGGTCAGCCTCGGCGTCGTGAGCGCCCTCGACCGGACGCTGCCCACGGGGCGGGGCGCCCCCTTCGAAGGTCTCATCCAGACCGACGCCGCCATCAACCCCGGGAACTCCGGCGGGCCCCTCCTCGACGCCGACGGGACCGCGATCGGGATCAACACGGCCATCGTCCCCTACGCGCAGGGGATCGGCTTCGCGATCCCCGCGCGCACCGCGACGTGGGTGGCGTCGGTTCTCATCCGCAAGGGGCGGGTCGAGCGCCCGTACCTCGGCATCGCCGCGCGCGGCGAGGACCTCGAGGGCTACTTCGCGCGCGCGACCGGCTCGTCCCGGGCGATCCGCATCGTCGAGGTCGCCTCGGGGGCCCCCGCCGACGCGGCCGGGCTGAGGCGCGGCGACCGCATCGTCGCGGCGAGCGGCGAAAAGGTCGAGAGCGTGGACGATCTCCAGCGCCGCCTCGTCCTCGGCGACGCCGGCGACCTGAGCCTCCGCGTGATCCGCGCGGGAGGGGCGCTCTCGGACTTCGTGGTGAGGCCGGCGGCTCCCCCTTGA
- a CDS encoding DUF393 domain-containing protein encodes MSDIIGFDADCGVCSCLAARLRLRLESRGFRLVPLQGAESGRILGLPDGELLKEMRVLTSGGTRLGGADALLYVAARTRGLSIVARCLALPGVRPLFAAAYRWFAAHRHALGGSCARKEVS; translated from the coding sequence ATGTCAGACATAATAGGCTTCGACGCGGACTGCGGCGTTTGCTCCTGTCTCGCGGCCCGGCTGCGACTCCGCCTGGAGTCGCGGGGGTTCCGCCTCGTCCCGCTCCAGGGCGCGGAATCGGGCCGAATCCTGGGGCTGCCCGACGGTGAACTCCTGAAGGAGATGCGCGTGCTCACGTCCGGCGGGACGCGGCTCGGCGGCGCCGACGCGCTGCTCTACGTTGCGGCGCGCACGCGAGGGTTGTCGATCGTCGCCCGTTGCCTCGCCCTCCCCGGCGTCCGCCCGCTCTTCGCGGCCGCCTATCGCTGGTTCGCCGCGCACCGGCACGCCCTCGGCGGCTCGTGCGCCCGGAAGGAGGTCTCGTGA
- a CDS encoding GAF domain-containing protein: protein MPSYALIADFDPGRAARYAGIVRARGLDPVLARDGLEAIDALKTRGVPAIIVTDLSLPGADGFAVLREAKKLSPRNQPPAVVVSAFRELRTAAETLKSHLAIQAILPHSLSDDLVGATLGAVLSGQTTAEIPAEEIQKAMAAIESTRLAHLDSMQIVDDLPPDEALQGLARKTAEAFHVPVALVSLILDDRQWFKAYFGLEGEALAARGTPKEWAFCRHVVQGKEPLVVPDAASHPYFSSNPLVKAGVIGSYAGAPLVTPGGDVLGTLCIVDSKPLAISASEVEVLALLARRVAGELEMRSKAWRRTISHTPDDVKTVLGYIDSAVLLVGAGGAVLYASPAFDDLFERPLALEPGATRDAFMSRLAPFFDVPDDFLRRVRVDPAGPYSGRETFEMRSPRAKRLRWTARPIPRDTGFAQLETFTEIDAAS from the coding sequence ATGCCCAGCTACGCTCTCATCGCCGACTTCGACCCCGGGCGCGCGGCCCGCTACGCGGGCATCGTGCGGGCGCGCGGCCTCGATCCCGTCCTCGCCCGTGACGGCCTCGAGGCGATAGACGCCCTGAAGACACGCGGCGTCCCCGCGATCATCGTCACCGATCTCTCCCTCCCCGGCGCCGACGGCTTCGCGGTCCTGCGCGAGGCGAAGAAGCTCTCGCCCCGGAATCAGCCCCCCGCCGTCGTCGTCTCCGCCTTCCGCGAGCTGCGCACCGCCGCCGAGACGCTCAAGTCCCATCTCGCGATCCAGGCGATCCTCCCCCATTCGCTCAGCGACGACCTGGTGGGCGCGACGCTCGGGGCGGTTCTCTCCGGCCAGACGACGGCGGAGATACCGGCCGAGGAGATCCAGAAGGCGATGGCCGCCATCGAGTCGACGCGGCTCGCCCACCTCGACTCGATGCAGATCGTGGACGATCTCCCCCCCGACGAGGCGCTCCAGGGGCTCGCGCGCAAGACGGCCGAGGCCTTCCACGTGCCGGTCGCGCTCGTCTCGCTGATCCTCGACGACCGCCAGTGGTTCAAGGCCTACTTCGGCCTCGAGGGGGAGGCCCTCGCCGCGCGGGGCACGCCGAAGGAGTGGGCCTTCTGCCGCCACGTCGTCCAGGGGAAGGAGCCCCTCGTCGTCCCCGACGCGGCCTCGCACCCGTACTTCTCGTCGAACCCCCTCGTGAAGGCGGGCGTCATCGGGAGCTACGCCGGCGCACCGCTCGTCACGCCGGGCGGGGACGTCCTCGGCACGCTCTGCATCGTCGACTCGAAGCCTCTCGCGATCAGCGCGTCGGAGGTGGAGGTCCTCGCCCTCCTCGCGCGCCGCGTCGCCGGCGAGCTCGAGATGCGATCGAAGGCGTGGCGGCGCACGATCTCCCACACCCCCGACGACGTGAAGACGGTCCTCGGCTACATCGACAGCGCGGTCCTCCTCGTCGGTGCGGGAGGGGCGGTCCTCTACGCGAGCCCGGCCTTCGACGATCTCTTCGAGCGGCCGCTCGCGCTCGAGCCCGGCGCCACCCGCGACGCCTTCATGAGCAGGCTCGCCCCCTTCTTCGACGTCCCCGACGACTTCCTGCGGCGCGTGCGCGTCGATCCCGCCGGCCCCTACTCGGGGCGCGAGACCTTCGAGATGCGCTCCCCCCGCGCCAAGCGGCTGCGGTGGACCGCCCGCCCGATCCCCCGGGACACGGGCTTCGCCCAGCTCGAGACCTTCACCGAGATTGACGCCGCGAGCTGA